One genomic window of Glycine soja cultivar W05 chromosome 9, ASM419377v2, whole genome shotgun sequence includes the following:
- the LOC114367562 gene encoding 3-methyl-2-oxobutanoate hydroxymethyltransferase 1, mitochondrial-like, which translates to MQFLVALSRASSTVTNHCLRHLRSTCNVAAEKVTLTRLKQKHRKQEPITVVSTHDYPSAVHVDVAGIDVCHVGDSVSMVIHGHDTTIPITLEQMLAHCRAVARGAKRPLLVGDLPFGTYESSSNQAVDTAVRMLKEGNMDAIKLEGGSTSRVVAAKAIVEAGIAVMGHVGLTPQAISVLGGFRPQGRTVASAIKVVEMALAFQEAGCFSVVIECVPAPVAAAVTAALQIPTIGIGAGPFCSGQVLVFHDLLGMLQHPHAKVSPKFCKQYACVGKVIKQALLEYKEDVINGSFPGSLHIPYKICEAEANGFINELQRLGLDKAASAAVEAVQNMDTSKSNGKGKSTKD; encoded by the exons ATGCAATTCCTAGTAGCACTTTCAAGAGCTTCTTCCACTGTAACCAACCATTGTCTGCGCCACCTCCGCAGCACGTGCAACGTGGCGGCGGAGAAGGTGACGCTGACCCGATTGAAGCAGAAGCACCGCAAGCAAGAACCCATCACCGTGGTCTCCACCCACGACTACCCTTCAGCGGTGCATGTCGACGTGGCAGGCATAGATGTCTGCCACGTCGGAGACTCTGTGTCCATGGTGATCCATGGACACGACACCACCATTCCGATCACCCTCGAACAAATGCTTGCTCATTGCCGCGCCGTTGCTCGTGGCGCCAAGAGGCCTCTTCTCGTTGGAGACTTGCCATTTGGAACCTATGAATCCAGCTCCAATCAG GCAGTTGATACAGCAGTACGTATGTTAAAGGAAGGGAACATGGATGCCATAAAGCTTGAAGGAGGGTCAACTTCAAGGGTTGTTGCAGCAAAGGCCATTGTTGAAGCTGGAATAGCAGTCATGGGACATGTGGGACTTACTCCTCAGGCCATTAGTGTTTTGGGGGGATTTAGACCTCAAGGAAGGACTGTTGCTAGTGCTATCAAG GTTGTGGAGATGGCATTGGCTTTTCAGGAAGCTGGGTGCTTTTCTGTTGTTATAGAATGTGTGCCTGCACCTGTGGCGGCTGCTGTTACAGCAGCACTTCAGATTCCTACTATTGGAATTGGGGCTGGTCCATTTTGCAGTGGCCAG GTGCTAGTTTTCCATGATCTGCTTGGTATGCTGCAACACCCTCATGCTAAA GTTAGTCCAAAATTTTGTAAACAGTATGCCTGTGTTGGAAAAGTTATCAAACAAGCCTTATTAGAATACAAGGAAGATGTGATAAATGGTTCATTTCCTGGCTCTCTCCATATCCCATATAAAATCTGTGAAGCAGAAGCAAATGGTTTTATAAATGAATTGCAAAGATTGGGTTTGGACAAGGCAGCATCTGCAGCAGTTGAAGCAGTTCAAAATATGGATACTTCCAAATCAAATGGTAAAGGAAAGTCAACAAAGGACTAA
- the LOC114425618 gene encoding WRKY transcription factor 22-like, whose product MAEDWDLHAVVRGCSTVTSSSVSSSSSSSSGFASCYFHPEAAASSSSSSGFNIFKGEQGISQALSLSAYPFEARSSIEELHELCKPFFSKSQPLTLQASSPLSSLSSYSSAPPKSVSTQEKQQQRSKQPHAVTTPRSKRRKNQLKKVCQVPVENLSSDIWAWRKYGQKPIKGSPYPRGYYRCSSSKGCLARKQVERNRSDPTMFIVTYTAEHNHPAPTHRNSLAGSTRQKPLAPQTATTTEEDSEKSKSFTKPTSPATSGAEEEAPTPPQGEKSESREEKEDVMDDEEEDEFGLSDMVLSDDFFESLDELSQLTAPSVVTGDCFSDPFSAIAIPSWVASGAATAGGCR is encoded by the exons ATGGCGGAAGATTGGGATCTACATGCGGTGGTTAGAGGCTGCTCCACCGTTACATCATCGTCGGTGTcttcctcatcttcttcttcctctggcTTTGCCTCTTGTTACTTCCACCCTGAAgctgctgcttcttcttcttcctcttccggCTTCAACATCTTCAAGGGTGAACAAGGAATAAGCCAAGCTTTGTCGCTTTCTGCGTACCCTTTTGAGGCAAGGAGCTCCATTGAGGAGTTGCATGAGCTTTGCAAGCCTTTCTTCTCCAAATCTCAGCCTCTAACGTTGCAGGCCTCTTCACCCTTGTCCTCACTCTCTTCCTATTCCTCTGCTCCACCCAAGTCTGTTTCAACGCAAGAGAAACAACAACAGAGGAGTAAGCAGCCACATGCTGTCACCACCCCACGATCTAAAAGAAG AAAGAACCAGCTTAAGAAAGTTTGTCAAGTACCAGTTGAGAATCTCTCTTCAGACATATGGGCATGGAGGAAATATGGCCAGAAACCCATAAAGGGGTCTCCATATCCAAG GGGGTACTATAGATGTAGCAGCTCAAAGGGGTGTTTGGCAAGGAAACAGGTTGAAAGAAACAGATCAGACCCAACAATGTTCATAGTGACTTACACTGCTGAGCACAACCACCCTGCACCTACTCACAGAAACTCTCTTGCTGGTTCCACACGCCAGAAGCCATTGGCACCTCAAACAGCCACCACCACTGAAGAAGACTCTGAAAAGAGCAAGAGCTTCACAAAACCCACTTCCCCTGCCACCTCAGGGGCAGAGGAAGAGGCTCCAACACCACCACAAGGGGAAAAATCTGAGAGCAGAGAAGAGAAAGAGGATGTGATGGATGACGAGGAAGAAGATGAATTTGGCTTGTCTGATATGGTGCTTTCAGATGACTTCTTTGAAAGTTTGGATGAGCTGAGCCAACTCACTGCTCCTTCTGTTGTCACTGGTGACTGCTTCAGTGACCCCTTTTCTGCAATTGCAATCCCTTCTTGGGTGGCTAGTGGTGCTGCTACTGCTGGTGGATGTAGATGA